The following proteins are encoded in a genomic region of Oceanibaculum nanhaiense:
- the der gene encoding ribosome biogenesis GTPase Der, whose translation MTRFTIAIVGRPNVGKSTLFNRLAGKQLAIVEDTPGVTRDWREAAGRLGPLRFRLIDTAGYEESYDDSLPARMRQQTERAIQEADLTLMVVDARAGLTPLDETFSRLLRKGSRPVVLVANKCEGRAGEPGLLEAYSLGLGDPIPFSAQHGIGLSDLYDAIVAHMPEEPEEPAEEDEPLPVPAVAGVAVVDADGVEVLDGDLLPDDAPRIIQMAIVGRPNAGKSTLVNQLLGVERMLTGPEAGITRDAIATDWEYGGRPVRLVDTAGMRRKARIDEKLEQLSVQDTLRSIRYAHVVVLMLDAELGMDKQDLTIARMVEEEGRALVIAFNKWDAVTDKETALADLRDRLEVSLSQVKGVPVVTLSALKGRNLDKLMGAVFQVYDTWNRRVSTAQLNRWLAGLTEMHPPPLVAGRRLKLRYMTQIKTRPPTFAIWASRPDELPGSYQRYLVNGLRQDFDLPGVPVRLYLRKGRNPYASKKK comes from the coding sequence ATGACTCGCTTTACCATCGCCATCGTCGGCCGGCCGAACGTCGGTAAATCGACGCTGTTCAACCGGCTGGCCGGCAAGCAGCTGGCCATCGTCGAGGATACGCCGGGCGTCACCCGCGACTGGCGCGAGGCGGCGGGCCGGCTCGGGCCGCTGCGCTTCCGGCTGATCGATACTGCCGGTTACGAGGAAAGCTACGATGACAGCCTGCCAGCGCGGATGCGCCAGCAGACGGAGCGGGCCATCCAGGAGGCCGACCTCACCCTGATGGTGGTGGATGCGCGCGCCGGGCTGACGCCGCTGGACGAGACCTTCTCGCGGCTGTTGCGCAAGGGCAGCCGGCCGGTCGTGCTTGTCGCCAACAAATGCGAGGGCAGGGCGGGCGAGCCCGGCTTGCTGGAGGCATATTCCCTGGGGCTGGGCGATCCGATCCCGTTTTCGGCGCAGCATGGCATCGGCCTGTCCGATCTGTATGACGCCATCGTCGCCCATATGCCGGAGGAGCCGGAAGAGCCGGCGGAAGAGGATGAGCCGTTGCCGGTGCCAGCGGTGGCCGGTGTAGCGGTCGTGGACGCGGATGGCGTGGAGGTGCTGGATGGCGATTTGCTGCCAGACGATGCGCCCCGCATCATCCAGATGGCCATTGTCGGCCGACCGAATGCCGGAAAATCGACGCTGGTGAACCAGCTGCTGGGCGTGGAGCGCATGCTGACCGGCCCGGAGGCCGGCATCACCCGCGACGCCATCGCCACCGACTGGGAATATGGCGGCCGTCCGGTGCGGCTGGTCGATACCGCCGGCATGCGCCGCAAGGCGCGCATCGACGAGAAGCTGGAGCAGCTTTCCGTACAGGATACGCTGCGCTCGATCCGCTACGCCCATGTCGTGGTGCTGATGCTGGATGCCGAGCTTGGCATGGACAAGCAGGACCTCACCATCGCCCGCATGGTGGAGGAGGAGGGGCGCGCGCTCGTCATCGCCTTCAACAAGTGGGACGCCGTCACCGACAAGGAAACCGCGCTGGCCGATCTGCGCGACCGGCTGGAAGTCTCCCTCAGCCAGGTCAAGGGCGTGCCGGTGGTGACGTTGTCGGCGCTGAAGGGCCGCAATCTCGACAAGCTGATGGGGGCCGTCTTCCAGGTCTATGACACCTGGAACCGCCGCGTCTCCACGGCGCAGCTCAATCGCTGGCTGGCCGGCCTTACCGAGATGCATCCGCCGCCGCTGGTCGCAGGCCGCCGGCTGAAGCTGCGCTACATGACCCAGATCAAGACAAGGCCGCCGACCTTCGCGATCTGGGCCAGCCGGCCGGACGAGCTGCCGGGCAGCTACCAGCGCTATCTGGTGAACGGGCTGCGGCAGGATTTCGATTTGCCGGGGGTACCGGTCAGGCTCTATCTGCGCAAGGGCCGCAACCCCTATGCCAGCAAGAAGAAGTAA
- the mltG gene encoding endolytic transglycosylase MltG: MGRLLSGFLTFLLLAMLAGGGLLVWGYAQFTRPGPLLTETALVIPRGSGVEGIARRLEQAGILRYPELFMAAVKLKGVSGALKAGEYAFKPGISPREVMALLQSGETVVRRLTIAEGLTVRQIAAQLAAVEGLDGDPAPLPPEGALLPETYHFSYGDERADILRRMQHAMRETLDRLWESRAPNLPFDTREEALVLASIVERETAIPSERPRVAAVFVNRLRKGMRLQSDPTVIYGLSDGLGTLDRPLLRVDLQKDHPYNTYTRDGLPPAPICNPGRDSLRAVLNPISSDEYYFVADGSGGHAFARTLDEHNANVRRWRQFQREQRQ; this comes from the coding sequence ATGGGACGCCTGCTTTCCGGCTTTCTGACCTTCCTGCTGCTGGCCATGCTGGCCGGCGGCGGCCTGCTGGTCTGGGGCTATGCCCAGTTTACCCGGCCCGGCCCTCTGCTGACCGAGACCGCGCTGGTCATCCCGCGCGGCAGCGGTGTCGAGGGCATCGCCCGCCGGCTGGAGCAGGCCGGCATCCTGCGTTATCCCGAACTGTTCATGGCCGCGGTAAAGCTGAAGGGCGTCTCCGGCGCGCTGAAGGCCGGGGAATATGCCTTCAAGCCCGGCATCAGCCCGCGTGAGGTGATGGCGCTGCTGCAAAGCGGCGAGACCGTGGTGCGCCGCCTGACCATCGCCGAAGGGCTGACGGTACGGCAGATCGCTGCCCAGCTCGCCGCCGTCGAGGGGCTGGACGGCGACCCCGCCCCGCTGCCGCCGGAAGGCGCCCTGCTGCCCGAGACCTATCATTTCTCCTATGGTGACGAGCGCGCGGATATCCTGCGGCGCATGCAGCACGCCATGCGCGAAACGCTGGACCGGCTGTGGGAAAGCCGCGCGCCGAACCTGCCCTTCGATACCAGGGAGGAGGCGCTGGTGCTGGCCTCCATCGTCGAACGCGAGACCGCGATCCCGTCAGAGCGCCCGCGCGTCGCCGCCGTGTTCGTGAACCGGCTGCGCAAGGGCATGCGGCTGCAATCCGACCCGACGGTGATCTATGGCCTCAGCGACGGCCTCGGCACGCTGGACCGGCCCCTGCTGCGCGTCGATCTGCAGAAGGACCACCCCTACAACACCTACACGCGCGATGGGCTGCCGCCGGCGCCGATCTGCAATCCCGGCCGCGATTCGCTGCGCGCCGTGCTGAATCCGATTTCCAGCGACGAGTATTATTTCGTGGCCGATGGCAGCGGCGGCCATGCCTTCGCCCGCACGCTGGACGAGCACAATGCCAATGTCCGGCGCTGGCGCCAGTTCCAGCGCGAGCAGCGTCAGTAG
- the fabF gene encoding beta-ketoacyl-ACP synthase II: MRRVVVTGMGLVTPLGCGVSATWDRLVAGQSGITGVQHFDVSDLPAKIAGQVPSGPASEGKFNADEWISTKDQRKMDRFIIYAVAAADQAVADSGVAPQTDEESERVGVMIGSGIGGLETIYNGSITLKEQGPRRVTPFFIPAALINLASGHVSIKYGFRGPNHAPVTACSTGAHAIGDAARLIMHGDCDVMVAGGAEAAVSRIGIAGFSAARALSTNYNDTPEKASRPWDKDRDGFVMGEGAGIVVLEEYERAKRRGATIYAELVGYGMSGDAHHITAPADDGNGGFRSMRNALRDAGLSPEDIDYVNAHGTSTPLGDEIELGAVKRLFGDATKSISMSSTKSAIGHLLGAAGSVEAIFCIQAMRNSLVPPTLNLDNPSESCTGIDLVPHKAKERKVRAALSNSFGFGGTNASLIFTAIA, from the coding sequence ATGAGACGTGTCGTCGTCACCGGGATGGGTCTGGTCACACCGCTGGGATGCGGTGTCAGTGCCACCTGGGATCGCCTCGTTGCCGGACAGTCCGGAATTACCGGCGTACAGCATTTCGATGTCTCGGACCTGCCGGCGAAGATCGCCGGTCAGGTACCGTCTGGTCCGGCGTCGGAGGGCAAGTTCAACGCCGACGAATGGATATCGACCAAAGACCAGCGCAAGATGGACCGCTTCATCATCTATGCGGTGGCTGCGGCCGACCAGGCGGTAGCGGATTCCGGGGTTGCGCCGCAAACCGATGAGGAGAGCGAGCGCGTCGGCGTCATGATCGGTTCGGGCATCGGCGGGCTGGAGACCATCTATAATGGCTCCATCACGCTGAAGGAACAGGGCCCGCGCCGGGTCACGCCGTTCTTCATCCCGGCCGCGCTGATCAACCTGGCCTCCGGCCATGTCTCGATCAAATACGGCTTTCGTGGACCGAACCATGCTCCCGTCACCGCCTGCTCGACCGGCGCGCACGCCATCGGCGATGCGGCCCGGCTGATCATGCATGGCGATTGCGACGTGATGGTCGCCGGCGGCGCGGAAGCAGCGGTCAGCCGCATCGGCATCGCCGGTTTTTCGGCGGCCCGTGCGCTCTCCACCAACTACAACGACACGCCGGAAAAGGCCTCCCGCCCCTGGGACAAGGACCGCGACGGATTCGTCATGGGCGAAGGCGCCGGCATCGTCGTGCTGGAAGAGTATGAGCGCGCCAAGCGGCGCGGTGCGACGATCTATGCCGAGCTGGTCGGCTATGGCATGTCGGGCGATGCGCACCACATCACCGCCCCGGCGGATGATGGCAATGGCGGCTTCCGCTCCATGCGCAACGCGCTGCGCGATGCCGGCCTGTCGCCCGAGGATATCGACTATGTGAACGCGCACGGCACCTCGACGCCGCTGGGCGACGAGATCGAGCTGGGCGCGGTGAAGCGGCTGTTCGGCGATGCCACCAAGTCGATTTCCATGTCCTCCACCAAATCGGCCATCGGCCACCTGCTGGGGGCCGCCGGCAGCGTCGAGGCGATCTTCTGCATCCAGGCGATGCGCAACAGCCTCGTGCCGCCGACGCTGAACCTGGACAATCCGTCCGAGAGCTGCACGGGCATCGACCTCGTGCCGCACAAGGCGAAGGAGCGGAAAGTCCGGGCGGCGCTCTCCAACTCCTTCGGATTCGGCGGCACCAACGCCTCGCTGATCTTCACGGCGATTGCCTGA
- a CDS encoding acyl carrier protein, with protein MSDVAERVKKIVVEHLGVDEAKVTEDASFIDDLGADSLDTVELVMAFEEEFGCEIPDDAAEKIQTVKDAISFIEKNSA; from the coding sequence ATGAGCGATGTCGCCGAGCGGGTGAAGAAAATCGTCGTCGAGCACTTGGGTGTCGATGAGGCGAAGGTTACCGAAGATGCCAGCTTCATTGACGATCTGGGCGCCGACAGCCTGGACACCGTCGAGCTGGTGATGGCGTTCGAAGAAGAATTCGGTTGCGAGATCCCGGACGATGCGGCGGAGAAGATCCAGACCGTCAAGGACGCGATCAGCTTCATCGAAAAGAACTCTGCCTGA
- the fabG gene encoding 3-oxoacyl-[acyl-carrier-protein] reductase codes for MFDLTGKVALVTGASGGIGGAIARALHAQGATLALSGTRTGPLEELAAALGERAIVTPANLTDTAATEALIKTVEEQAGGLDILVNNAGLTRDGLLLRMKDEDWQTVLDVNLTAGMRLARAALRGMMKKRWGRIVGISSVVGATGNPGQTNYAASKAGMIGFSKALAAEVAARNITVNLVAPGFIATPMTDALSEEQHAKLSERIPAGRLGTPEDVAAAVLYLASDEASYVTGHTLHVNGGMAML; via the coding sequence ATGTTCGATTTGACGGGTAAGGTCGCGCTGGTCACCGGCGCGTCGGGCGGCATCGGCGGCGCCATCGCGCGCGCCCTGCACGCCCAGGGCGCCACACTGGCGTTAAGCGGCACCCGCACCGGGCCGCTGGAGGAGCTGGCCGCTGCTCTCGGCGAGCGCGCCATCGTCACCCCGGCCAACCTGACCGACACCGCCGCCACCGAGGCGCTGATCAAGACTGTCGAGGAGCAGGCGGGCGGCCTGGATATTCTGGTGAACAATGCCGGCCTGACCCGCGACGGCCTGCTGCTGCGCATGAAGGACGAGGACTGGCAGACCGTGCTGGACGTCAATCTGACCGCTGGCATGCGCCTTGCGCGCGCGGCCCTGCGCGGGATGATGAAGAAGCGCTGGGGCCGGATTGTCGGCATTTCCTCCGTGGTCGGCGCTACCGGCAATCCGGGGCAGACCAACTACGCCGCATCCAAGGCCGGCATGATCGGTTTCTCCAAGGCGCTGGCCGCCGAGGTCGCGGCGCGCAACATCACGGTCAATCTGGTCGCCCCCGGCTTCATCGCCACGCCGATGACCGACGCCCTGTCGGAAGAGCAGCACGCGAAACTGTCCGAGCGTATCCCGGCCGGCCGGCTGGGCACGCCCGAGGATGTGGCCGCCGCCGTGCTCTATCTCGCCAGCGACGAGGCATCCTATGTGACCGGCCATACGTTACATGTGAATGGCGGAATGGCGATGCTGTAA
- the fabD gene encoding ACP S-malonyltransferase: MKRAFVFPGQGSQAVGMGKELAEAYPVAREVFDMVDEALGEKLSALIFDGPLETLTLTENAQPALMAVSVAAARALESVTGKQLAEMGHFAAGHSLGEYSALAASRALELEDAARLLRLRGRSMQQAVPVGAGAMCAMLGVEIELAREIASEAAAGGAGDQVCDIANDNGGGQIVLSGDKEAVERAVAIATAKGVKRSIMLPVSAPFHCTLMAPAADVMGQALAEISLQKPSIPVIANVSAQAETDPANLRQLLVQQVTGMVRWRESMTYAADQGVTQLVELGAGKVLTGLAKRIDPRLEGAAIGTPAAIEAFAATLG, translated from the coding sequence ATGAAACGCGCATTCGTATTTCCCGGGCAGGGATCGCAGGCTGTCGGCATGGGCAAGGAGCTGGCCGAGGCCTACCCCGTCGCCCGCGAGGTCTTCGATATGGTGGACGAGGCGCTGGGCGAGAAGCTGTCCGCGCTGATCTTCGACGGGCCGCTGGAAACCCTGACGCTGACCGAGAACGCCCAGCCGGCGCTGATGGCCGTGTCCGTTGCCGCCGCTCGCGCGCTGGAAAGCGTCACCGGCAAGCAGCTGGCCGAGATGGGGCACTTCGCCGCCGGCCATTCGCTGGGCGAATATTCGGCGCTGGCCGCGTCCCGTGCGCTGGAGCTGGAGGACGCCGCCCGCCTGCTGCGCCTGCGCGGGCGTTCCATGCAGCAGGCCGTGCCGGTCGGCGCCGGCGCCATGTGCGCCATGCTGGGTGTCGAGATCGAGCTGGCCCGCGAGATCGCTTCAGAGGCTGCCGCAGGGGGTGCTGGCGATCAGGTCTGTGATATCGCCAACGATAATGGCGGCGGCCAGATCGTGCTGAGCGGCGACAAAGAAGCGGTCGAGCGCGCCGTCGCCATCGCCACCGCCAAGGGCGTCAAGCGCAGCATCATGCTGCCGGTCAGCGCGCCGTTCCACTGCACGCTGATGGCCCCCGCCGCCGATGTGATGGGCCAGGCGCTGGCAGAGATCAGCCTGCAGAAGCCGTCCATCCCGGTGATCGCCAACGTTTCCGCCCAGGCCGAGACCGACCCGGCCAATCTGCGCCAGCTCCTCGTGCAACAGGTGACCGGCATGGTACGCTGGCGCGAATCGATGACCTACGCCGCCGACCAGGGGGTGACCCAGCTGGTCGAACTGGGCGCCGGCAAGGTGCTGACCGGTCTCGCCAAGCGCATCGACCCGCGCCTGGAAGGCGCCGCCATCGGCACGCCGGCGGCCATCGAGGCTTTCGCCGCGACGCTGGGCTGA
- the rpsF gene encoding 30S ribosomal protein S6, protein MALYESVWIARQDISTTQVEALTEQFSEIIKNNGGEVKSNEQWGLRSLAYKIKKNRKGHYVMFNIEAPASAVAEMERNMRLNEDVLRCLTLRVDALQEGQSVMLQQRGERSDRPDRGDRGDRPDRGDRGDRGPRGDRPDRGPRSFDRAESNESRSEGDAA, encoded by the coding sequence ATGGCTTTGTATGAAAGCGTGTGGATCGCACGCCAGGACATTTCCACCACGCAGGTGGAAGCCCTGACCGAGCAATTCTCGGAGATCATCAAGAATAATGGCGGCGAAGTGAAGTCCAACGAACAGTGGGGACTGCGCAGCCTTGCCTACAAGATCAAGAAGAACCGCAAGGGCCACTATGTGATGTTCAACATCGAAGCACCGGCGTCCGCCGTTGCCGAGATGGAGCGCAACATGCGCCTGAACGAGGACGTCCTGCGCTGCCTGACCCTGCGGGTCGATGCGCTGCAGGAAGGCCAGTCGGTCATGCTGCAGCAGCGCGGCGAGCGTAGCGACCGCCCGGATCGCGGTGATCGCGGTGACCGTCCGGATCGTGGCGATCGCGGTGACCGGGGTCCGCGCGGCGACCGTCCGGATCGCGGTCCGCGCAGCTTCGACCGTGCCGAGTCGAATGAGAGCCGAAGCGAAGGAGACGCCGCATGA
- the rpsR gene encoding 30S ribosomal protein S18 has protein sequence MSMRPGGGGGRRPFTRRRKSCPFSGPNAPVIDYKDVRLLGRFISERGKIVPSRITAVSNKKQRELAQAIKRARFLALLPYVLD, from the coding sequence ATGAGCATGCGTCCTGGTGGTGGTGGTGGTCGCCGGCCGTTTACGCGCCGTCGCAAGTCCTGTCCGTTTTCCGGCCCGAATGCGCCGGTGATCGACTATAAGGACGTCCGCCTGCTCGGCCGTTTCATTTCCGAGCGCGGCAAGATCGTGCCGAGCCGTATCACGGCGGTGTCGAACAAGAAGCAGCGCGAGCTGGCCCAGGCCATCAAGCGTGCGCGCTTCCTGGCGCTGCTGCCGTACGTGCTGGACTAG
- a CDS encoding DUF2232 domain-containing protein → MTGYWGWAGAAGLTSAALYLSVVLGSPGAFLLAYLAPLPLFLAGLALGLSALLAAGAAACVIVALASGSVIAAGLYLGIEVLPIAVLVRQALLSRPVVGGVADGAGAGALEWYPVGRLTGLLVAMAAAVLVVIWLVFAGSEGGLEGTVQMFLNAGLQGMLQAGGAEAEEMTPAIALMAALFPGIAAASWVVMIAVNGALAQGLASRFGRNLRPSPDMATLELPRVLLGALVVAAVVGLVAPDGLGYIGRNLLVVLGMAYLFAGLAVVHGFILRLTARQVLLVVVYVTMVLFGWPVLLVMLLGILDQLFGLRRRFAGPTQGEE, encoded by the coding sequence ATGACAGGCTATTGGGGATGGGCCGGTGCGGCCGGGCTGACAAGCGCGGCATTGTATCTGTCCGTGGTGTTGGGGTCTCCCGGCGCCTTCCTTCTGGCCTATCTGGCGCCGCTGCCGCTGTTCCTGGCCGGTCTCGCCCTGGGGCTTAGCGCCCTGCTGGCGGCTGGTGCCGCAGCCTGCGTTATCGTGGCCCTGGCCAGCGGTAGCGTGATTGCGGCGGGGCTGTATCTCGGGATCGAGGTGCTGCCCATCGCGGTTCTGGTGCGCCAGGCCTTGCTGTCCCGGCCCGTTGTGGGCGGTGTGGCGGACGGTGCTGGCGCCGGTGCCCTCGAATGGTACCCGGTGGGCCGTCTGACGGGTTTGCTGGTCGCCATGGCTGCCGCGGTGCTGGTGGTCATCTGGCTGGTCTTCGCAGGCAGCGAGGGTGGGCTGGAAGGCACGGTTCAGATGTTCCTGAACGCCGGCTTGCAGGGAATGTTGCAGGCAGGCGGCGCGGAAGCCGAGGAGATGACGCCCGCCATCGCGTTGATGGCGGCGCTGTTTCCAGGGATCGCGGCGGCCTCCTGGGTCGTGATGATCGCGGTCAATGGCGCGCTGGCCCAAGGGCTGGCATCGCGTTTCGGGCGCAATCTCCGCCCGTCGCCGGATATGGCGACGCTGGAATTGCCCCGGGTGCTGCTGGGGGCGCTGGTCGTGGCGGCGGTGGTTGGTCTGGTGGCGCCCGACGGTTTGGGCTATATCGGGCGCAACCTGCTGGTCGTGCTGGGTATGGCGTATTTGTTCGCCGGTCTGGCGGTGGTGCATGGCTTCATTCTGAGGCTGACCGCAAGACAGGTGTTGTTGGTTGTCGTGTATGTGACGATGGTGCTGTTCGGCTGGCCGGTTCTACTGGTGATGCTGCTCGGTATCCTCGATCAGCTTTTCGGGCTGCGGCGTCGCTTCGCCGGTCCGACCCAAGGCGAGGAGTGA
- the rplI gene encoding 50S ribosomal protein L9, whose protein sequence is MEVILLERVEKLGQMGDVVNVRPGFARNFLLPQSKALRATKGNLEQFQTRKTQLEADNLQRKQEAEQVSGKLDGLTVVLVRQASEMGNLFGSVTARDVAEAVTEAGVTIERRQVIIDRPIKTLGLFGVRVVLHPEVAVSIKVNIARSLEEAETQAKTGEAFMSNEPVDEIEELIQAAEDAAAEGYEMSSRD, encoded by the coding sequence ATGGAAGTCATCCTGCTCGAGCGTGTCGAGAAGCTCGGCCAGATGGGCGACGTGGTCAATGTTCGGCCCGGCTTCGCCCGTAATTTTCTGCTGCCGCAGAGCAAGGCGCTGCGCGCGACCAAGGGGAATCTGGAGCAGTTCCAGACCCGCAAGACGCAGCTTGAGGCAGATAATCTGCAGCGCAAGCAGGAGGCCGAGCAGGTCTCCGGCAAGCTGGACGGTCTGACGGTGGTTCTGGTGCGCCAGGCCAGTGAGATGGGCAACCTGTTCGGTTCCGTGACGGCGCGCGACGTCGCCGAGGCGGTCACCGAGGCGGGCGTCACCATCGAGCGCCGCCAGGTCATCATCGACCGGCCGATCAAGACGCTGGGCCTGTTCGGGGTGCGCGTCGTGCTGCATCCGGAAGTCGCGGTCAGCATCAAGGTGAACATCGCCCGTTCGCTGGAAGAGGCCGAGACCCAGGCGAAGACCGGCGAGGCCTTCATGAGCAACGAACCGGTGGACGAGATCGAGGAATTGATCCAGGCCGCCGAGGATGCTGCCGCCGAAGGCTACGAGATGTCTTCGCGCGATTAA
- a CDS encoding replicative DNA helicase — protein MTDGNQTSATITSLPERTTEGQPLSPADPKGPAYRIPPHNLEAEQALLGAILVNNGAYERVSEFLQKDHFADPVNGRIYEACGKLIERGQMANPITLKNFFDQDGSLADVGGAQYLVKLAASVVTVVNAEDYGRTVYDLYLRRQLIDFGETVVNEAFKHDLDATAESQIEAAEGRLFGLAETGRSERGFQTFSKAMADSIEMAASAYRREGGLAGVPSGFSELDKMLGGLHYSDLLILAGRPAMGKTALATNVAFYAATRTLEQDDRYVVAFFSLEMSAEQLATRILAEQTGIPSEKIRKGELNDQDFQKLVQATQRLERTPLFIDDTPALPVSSLRTRARRLKRQHGLHLIVVDYLQLLQGPVGGRAENRVNEISEITRNLKAIAKELHVPVIALSQLSRAVEQREDKRPQLADLRESGSIEQDADVVMFVFREEYYLGRAEPVRRPEEGDEKFHDRHAQWQALCESAYGKAEVIIGKQRHGPTGKITLRFDGNTTKFSNYVADDHLPDTY, from the coding sequence ATGACCGACGGAAATCAGACCAGCGCGACGATCACCAGCCTGCCAGAACGGACGACCGAAGGGCAGCCGCTCTCCCCGGCGGACCCCAAGGGCCCTGCCTATCGCATCCCGCCGCATAACCTGGAAGCCGAGCAGGCGCTGCTGGGCGCCATCCTGGTGAATAACGGCGCCTATGAAAGGGTTTCCGAGTTCCTGCAGAAGGATCATTTCGCCGATCCGGTGAATGGCCGCATCTATGAGGCCTGCGGCAAGCTGATCGAGCGCGGCCAGATGGCCAATCCGATCACCCTGAAGAATTTCTTCGACCAGGACGGATCGCTGGCCGATGTCGGCGGCGCGCAGTATCTGGTGAAGCTGGCGGCCTCGGTCGTCACCGTGGTGAATGCCGAGGATTACGGCCGCACCGTCTATGACCTCTATCTGCGCCGCCAGCTGATCGATTTCGGCGAGACCGTGGTGAACGAGGCGTTCAAGCACGATCTCGATGCCACCGCCGAAAGCCAGATCGAGGCGGCGGAAGGCCGGCTGTTCGGCCTGGCGGAGACCGGGCGCAGCGAACGCGGCTTCCAGACCTTCTCCAAGGCGATGGCCGATTCCATCGAGATGGCGGCCAGCGCCTATCGCCGCGAGGGCGGGCTGGCCGGCGTGCCGTCCGGTTTCTCCGAACTCGACAAGATGCTGGGCGGCCTGCATTACTCCGACCTGCTGATCCTGGCGGGCCGCCCCGCCATGGGCAAGACGGCGCTGGCCACCAACGTCGCCTTCTACGCCGCCACGCGGACGCTGGAGCAGGATGACCGCTACGTCGTCGCCTTCTTTTCGCTGGAAATGTCGGCGGAACAGCTGGCCACCCGTATCCTCGCCGAGCAGACCGGGATTCCCTCCGAGAAGATCCGCAAGGGCGAGCTGAACGACCAGGATTTCCAGAAGCTGGTGCAGGCGACCCAGCGGCTGGAGCGCACACCCCTGTTCATCGACGATACCCCGGCCCTGCCGGTGTCCAGCTTGCGGACCCGCGCCCGGCGGCTGAAGCGCCAGCACGGGCTGCATCTGATCGTGGTGGATTATCTGCAGCTGCTGCAGGGGCCCGTCGGCGGGCGGGCCGAGAACCGGGTGAACGAGATTTCCGAGATCACCCGGAACCTGAAGGCCATCGCGAAGGAACTGCATGTGCCGGTGATCGCCCTGTCGCAGCTGTCGCGTGCCGTCGAGCAGCGCGAGGACAAGCGCCCGCAGCTGGCTGACCTGCGCGAATCCGGCTCGATCGAGCAGGACGCGGACGTCGTGATGTTCGTGTTCCGCGAGGAATATTATCTTGGCCGGGCCGAACCTGTGCGCCGTCCCGAGGAGGGTGACGAGAAATTCCACGACCGGCATGCGCAGTGGCAGGCGCTGTGCGAGTCTGCCTACGGCAAGGCGGAAGTCATCATCGGCAAGCAGCGCCATGGCCCGACCGGCAAGATCACGCTGCGCTTCGATGGCAACACCACGAAATTCTCGAACTACGTCGCGGACGATCACCTGCCCGATACGTATTGA
- the alr gene encoding alanine racemase, with protein sequence MQTEAACSILTIDLTAVTDNWRLLRDRAAPAACAAVVKADAYGLGIEQVAPALADAGCTLFFVATLDEGLRLRSLLPQVEVAVLGGLLPGTATIFLRDRLIPVLNDLGQAARWREETAKAGRRAPAILHVDTGMNRLGLDPAETALLTADPALLDGIDLSYVMTHMACPDEPAHPLNALQLARFRAALAALPGAKGSLAASSAIFLGPDHHFDLVRPGAALYGVNPTPGAPNPMRQAVRLDGRVLQVRHVDRGEGVGYGASRTCDKPSKIATVATGYADGYLRALSNRGSARIAGHDVPMIGRVSMDLLTFDVTGLPEGLVHPGGLVELLGEGYTPDDAARDAGTIGYEILTSLGGRYARRYIGAGE encoded by the coding sequence ATGCAAACCGAGGCCGCCTGTTCCATCCTGACCATCGACCTTACCGCCGTGACCGACAATTGGCGGCTGCTGCGTGACCGCGCGGCGCCGGCCGCCTGTGCCGCCGTGGTGAAGGCGGATGCCTACGGGCTGGGCATCGAACAGGTCGCGCCCGCCCTGGCCGATGCCGGCTGCACGCTGTTCTTCGTGGCCACGCTGGATGAGGGGCTGCGCTTGCGCAGCCTGCTGCCGCAGGTCGAGGTTGCGGTGCTGGGCGGGCTGCTGCCGGGCACGGCGACGATTTTCCTGCGCGACCGGCTGATCCCGGTGCTGAACGATCTGGGGCAGGCCGCGCGCTGGCGCGAGGAAACCGCGAAGGCCGGCCGCCGCGCGCCGGCGATCCTGCATGTCGATACCGGCATGAACCGGCTGGGCCTTGACCCTGCAGAAACCGCGTTGCTGACCGCCGATCCCGCGCTGCTGGACGGGATCGATCTGTCCTATGTCATGACCCATATGGCCTGTCCCGACGAGCCTGCGCATCCGCTGAACGCGCTGCAGCTTGCCCGTTTCCGCGCAGCGCTGGCGGCGCTGCCGGGGGCGAAGGGCAGCCTTGCCGCCTCCTCGGCGATCTTCCTTGGCCCCGATCATCATTTCGATCTGGTGCGGCCGGGGGCGGCCCTTTATGGCGTGAACCCCACACCGGGCGCGCCGAATCCGATGCGCCAGGCGGTGCGGCTGGACGGGCGGGTGCTGCAGGTCCGTCACGTTGACAGGGGGGAGGGGGTTGGCTACGGTGCCTCCCGCACATGCGATAAACCCTCGAAAATTGCAACTGTGGCAACAGGTTACGCGGATGGTTACCTGCGGGCTCTCAGCAATCGGGGAAGCGCCCGGATCGCGGGCCATGACGTGCCGATGATCGGGCGGGTATCGATGGATTTGCTGACTTTCGACGTCACCGGGCTGCCGGAAGGGCTGGTGCATCCGGGCGGGCTCGTGGAGCTTCTGGGAGAGGGCTATACGCCGGACGATGCGGCACGCGATGCCGGCACCATCGGCTATGAAATCCTGACCTCGCTGGGCGGCCGCTATGCCCGGCGCTATATCGGCGCCGGAGAATAG